Proteins co-encoded in one Flavobacterium fluviale genomic window:
- the rsgA gene encoding ribosome small subunit-dependent GTPase A, with translation MTGLVYKSTGSWYTVKSEKGDFIECRMKGKFRMKGIKSTNPIAVGDIVDYELEETSDAVTGTIYNIHERKNYIVRKSVNLSKQIHIIASNIDQVFLLITIDNPPTTTSFIDRFLVTAEAYGIEAILIFNKIDTLNEQTLDDQLYLQHIYTEIGYKCLRISSTENKGVDQLKEMMIGKVSMFSGHSGVGKSTLVNAMEPSLHLKTTVISEQSKQGQHTTTFAEMYDLSFDARIIDTPGIKGFGIVDMEPSEISGYFPEFFKLKDQCKFNNCLHKEEPHCAIKAALEKDEIAWSRYNSYLKILEGDDEHYRTDTYGEDRAASDETRK, from the coding sequence ATGACAGGACTCGTTTATAAATCTACAGGAAGCTGGTACACCGTAAAATCTGAAAAAGGCGATTTTATAGAATGCCGTATGAAAGGGAAATTCAGAATGAAAGGTATCAAAAGTACCAACCCAATTGCTGTAGGCGATATTGTCGATTACGAACTTGAAGAAACTTCTGATGCAGTAACGGGAACGATTTATAATATTCATGAAAGAAAAAATTATATCGTTCGTAAATCGGTTAATTTATCTAAGCAGATTCACATTATAGCATCCAATATCGATCAGGTTTTTTTATTGATTACGATTGATAACCCGCCAACAACAACGAGCTTTATTGATCGTTTTTTGGTTACGGCAGAAGCATACGGAATTGAAGCTATCCTGATTTTTAATAAAATTGATACGCTCAACGAGCAGACTTTAGACGATCAACTTTACCTACAGCACATTTATACTGAAATTGGATATAAATGCCTGAGAATTTCATCAACAGAAAATAAAGGCGTTGACCAGTTAAAGGAAATGATGATTGGAAAAGTAAGCATGTTTTCTGGACATTCTGGAGTTGGAAAATCAACTCTGGTTAATGCAATGGAACCGAGCCTGCACTTAAAAACAACTGTAATTTCAGAGCAAAGCAAACAGGGGCAGCATACAACTACTTTTGCCGAAATGTATGATTTATCTTTTGATGCCCGAATTATTGATACGCCAGGAATTAAAGGTTTCGGGATTGTAGATATGGAGCCATCAGAAATCAGCGGTTATTTCCCAGAATTCTTCAAACTGAAAGACCAGTGTAAATTTAATAACTGTCTGCATAAAGAAGAACCCCATTGTGCCATTAAAGCAGCTTTAGAAAAAGACGAAATTGCATGGTCACGTTACAATAGTTATCTTAAAATCCTTGAAGGAGATGACGAGCATTATCGAACCGATACTTATGGTGAAGATCGTGCGGCGAGTGATGAAACTAGAAAATAA
- a CDS encoding DUF3857 domain-containing protein produces the protein MRNLFCALFFFFFTTVLFAQKSDYSILKISDSLKENANAVVRFDITDISILSQRNMVIKTDRAVTVLNERGARAVNAVESYSKRTSVKNIEATIYDAFGNEIKKIKRKDFRDVSAADGSTLASDSRYIYLEYTPVSYPYTVVYKSEKETSNTALIPRWLPVENYYVSVEKSILNVKYPNNLGFRKKESLLSTFDIKKTEETETQLSYEARKILAQKPEDYSPAFSDLYPKVILSLEYFNLEGLDGNAKDWNEYGKWFSDKILTQTTVLPEETKNKIKALVGNESDPIKKAKIVYKYMQEKSRYVSIQLGIGGFKPMLASDVDRLGYGDCKALSNYTRALLDVVGVPSYYTELYGDSDLIDIDEDFFAIQGNHVILCVPDKDKNFFLECTNQNDPFGYQANFTDNRKAIVIKPEGGEIIRTQIYEPQKNTQVSRGTYSLDENGVFSGKINMLSEGSQYGRKQMIEKFQPNEKEKHYKSYWSNINNLKLGKIAFVNDKENVSFAEEVQLSAVDYGTISGNRMFFLVDAFNQNSENVKRIRNRKNPFQIQRGYLDTDEIEINLPAGFNIEFLPSNYELKGKFGEYKTEIIKKDNNKLIYKRHMFLNRGKYSNKEYDEYRLFMEQISRNDNAKVILIKN, from the coding sequence ATGAGAAACCTCTTTTGCGCTTTATTTTTTTTCTTTTTCACCACTGTTCTCTTTGCTCAAAAAAGCGATTATTCCATTTTAAAAATCTCAGACAGTCTTAAGGAAAACGCCAATGCTGTAGTACGATTTGATATAACTGATATTTCAATTTTATCACAACGAAATATGGTTATAAAAACAGACCGCGCAGTGACAGTCTTGAACGAAAGAGGCGCACGTGCTGTAAATGCTGTTGAAAGTTATAGTAAAAGAACTTCCGTTAAAAATATTGAAGCAACGATCTATGATGCTTTTGGAAATGAAATCAAGAAGATTAAAAGGAAAGATTTTAGAGATGTAAGCGCTGCCGACGGTTCAACACTGGCATCTGATTCAAGATATATTTATTTAGAATATACTCCCGTATCTTATCCTTACACAGTAGTTTATAAAAGCGAAAAAGAAACTTCAAATACCGCTTTAATTCCTCGCTGGCTTCCAGTAGAAAATTATTATGTGAGTGTAGAAAAAAGTATTCTGAATGTCAAATATCCAAATAATCTTGGCTTTAGAAAAAAAGAAAGTCTACTCTCAACATTTGATATTAAAAAAACCGAAGAAACAGAAACCCAGTTATCGTATGAGGCGAGAAAAATATTGGCTCAAAAACCTGAAGATTACAGTCCAGCTTTTTCAGATTTATATCCTAAAGTAATTTTGAGTCTGGAATACTTCAATTTGGAAGGTCTTGATGGAAATGCAAAAGACTGGAACGAATACGGAAAGTGGTTTTCGGATAAAATTTTAACACAGACAACCGTATTGCCTGAGGAAACAAAAAATAAAATAAAAGCTCTCGTTGGTAACGAATCAGACCCTATTAAAAAAGCAAAAATTGTATATAAATATATGCAGGAAAAATCCAGGTACGTTAGTATTCAATTAGGTATTGGTGGATTTAAACCAATGCTGGCATCAGATGTTGACCGTTTAGGATATGGTGATTGTAAAGCACTTTCTAACTATACAAGAGCACTTTTAGATGTGGTGGGAGTTCCTTCATATTATACAGAACTTTATGGAGATTCTGATTTGATAGACATTGACGAAGATTTTTTTGCGATACAAGGAAATCATGTAATCTTATGTGTGCCAGATAAGGATAAGAACTTTTTCTTAGAATGCACCAATCAAAATGACCCTTTTGGTTATCAGGCCAACTTTACGGATAACAGAAAAGCAATTGTAATCAAACCTGAAGGAGGAGAAATAATCAGAACACAGATTTATGAACCTCAAAAAAATACTCAGGTAAGCAGGGGAACTTATTCTTTAGATGAAAATGGAGTTTTTTCTGGGAAAATAAATATGCTTTCGGAAGGATCACAATACGGAAGAAAACAGATGATTGAAAAATTTCAACCCAACGAAAAAGAAAAACATTATAAAAGTTATTGGAGTAATATCAATAACCTGAAACTTGGAAAAATAGCTTTTGTAAATGATAAAGAAAATGTCAGTTTTGCTGAAGAAGTGCAATTAAGTGCGGTAGATTACGGAACAATTTCAGGAAATAGAATGTTTTTTTTAGTGGATGCTTTTAATCAGAACTCAGAAAATGTTAAAAGAATAAGAAACCGTAAAAATCCTTTTCAAATTCAGCGTGGCTATTTAGATACTGATGAAATAGAGATCAATCTTCCAGCTGGATTTAATATTGAATTCCTTCCTTCCAATTATGAGTTAAAAGGGAAATTTGGAGAATATAAAACGGAGATCATTAAAAAAGACAATAATAAACTAATTTATAAAAGGCACATGTTTTTGAACAGAGGAAAATATTCCAATAAAGAATATGATGAATATCGTTTGTTTATGGAACAGATTTCCAGAAACGATAATGCTAAAGTAATATTAATCAAAAATTAA
- a CDS encoding VIT domain-containing protein — MSENFYKKLNLLFCAILLFAAKTFAQSPELTAKGENSENVRMSQLIVNVKVVGNIAYTTAEMHFFNSGNRQMEAELIFPLPENVSVSRYAIDINGKMREAVPVNKNKGQQVFEAIEHRRVDPGLLEKVDGNNFRTRIYPLMPNAERIVIIGYEEELSALDKNNLAYQLVSRYPEKLDKFEINLSVLGSSIAPQITENSGQEIAFSKWNQSFQTSFKKENYKPSEKLVFKIPIQENTPSVLMQNVDGQYYFYGNTFVEGNKTAKKTPNSIGLIWDNSLSCQTRDLQKELRLLDAYFEKIQNTKVTLYFLNYTFEKQKEFEISAGNWSELRAVLEKTKYDGGTRFSQINFSNHDEYMFFSDGLSSLSDAVLPKTKKPIYTITSAVSADFAFLNYSAMQTGGSFINLNQLDFENALDKLVNTNLKFLGIKDNYAVTDLFPIKGTSVSGNFGFSGISLKAKNEVTLLFGYTNEVVLERKITLNAVLQNTTDVNIEKLWAQKKIANLEFEYAKNAEEIEILGKKYGIITKNTSLIVLEDIHDYILYDIIPPAELREEFDRIKKNENDRLLVQQKNNWKIVGYHFEELKSWWKKDIKYSAAKSLQELKVEKVHNQNPVTLRKNSDIPVGMVSGIVLDLDDFPFVGVSVSTNGEEVYTDFDGKFSIKADENSVLSFSFNSVFFQLSIEGNNYVTVRLEDKSLSREVVVLGLGRRRLLSLILNGSRFEESGIYVSPVFEPPLVNIRLIPAREEEVIGQNNIKNHLKKWNPDRLYLKALASAPKEKQYELYFELRKEQERNPSFYFDIAHFFYNQGDVKKALQIVSNIADIGLDNYQLYKTLTYTLRQWQNFDDALFTAKQIVKRRAHEPQSLRDYALALEDAGKYQEAFDQLIKALEVNYYQVMDGQYKGVEDIILMDINRLITEHRKLKTGQLDKKYLKKLPVDIRIVMNWNLMDVDLDLHVIEPNGEECYYRNKNTKAGARFSKDFTQGYGPEQYLIRNAIKGKYVIKSNYYGERKLTENGPATVLLEIYITKAGKTSKTLKTIQLGKIKENEILAEIVW, encoded by the coding sequence ATGTCAGAAAATTTTTATAAAAAATTGAATTTGTTGTTTTGTGCTATATTGCTTTTTGCAGCAAAAACTTTTGCACAAAGTCCTGAATTAACTGCAAAAGGTGAAAATTCTGAGAATGTTAGAATGAGCCAGTTAATTGTCAATGTAAAAGTCGTTGGAAATATTGCTTATACAACTGCCGAAATGCATTTTTTTAATTCAGGCAATCGCCAGATGGAAGCAGAATTGATTTTTCCGCTGCCAGAAAATGTTTCTGTTTCAAGATATGCCATTGATATAAATGGAAAAATGCGCGAAGCTGTGCCAGTAAATAAAAATAAAGGGCAGCAGGTTTTTGAGGCAATAGAACATCGTCGCGTCGATCCTGGATTGTTAGAAAAAGTAGATGGAAATAATTTTAGAACAAGAATTTATCCGTTAATGCCAAATGCGGAGAGAATTGTAATTATTGGTTATGAAGAAGAACTTTCGGCTTTAGATAAAAATAATCTAGCCTATCAATTGGTAAGTCGTTATCCTGAAAAACTCGATAAATTTGAAATTAATCTATCTGTTCTAGGATCTTCAATTGCTCCTCAAATTACCGAAAATTCGGGACAAGAGATTGCATTTTCAAAATGGAATCAATCTTTTCAAACTTCATTCAAAAAAGAAAATTATAAACCTTCAGAAAAATTAGTTTTCAAAATTCCGATACAAGAAAATACGCCAAGTGTTTTAATGCAAAATGTAGATGGTCAATACTATTTTTATGGCAATACTTTTGTCGAGGGAAATAAAACAGCTAAAAAAACACCAAATTCTATTGGCCTTATTTGGGATAATTCGCTTAGTTGCCAAACACGTGATCTGCAGAAAGAACTGCGACTTCTTGACGCTTATTTCGAGAAAATACAAAATACAAAAGTGACCTTGTATTTTTTAAATTACACTTTTGAAAAACAAAAAGAATTTGAAATTTCAGCAGGAAATTGGTCAGAATTACGAGCAGTTTTAGAAAAAACAAAATATGACGGAGGAACGCGTTTTTCTCAAATCAATTTTTCAAATCATGACGAATATATGTTTTTCTCTGATGGATTGTCTTCCTTAAGTGATGCTGTTTTACCAAAGACAAAAAAGCCAATTTACACCATTACTTCAGCAGTCTCTGCAGATTTTGCTTTTTTGAATTATTCGGCTATGCAAACGGGAGGCAGTTTTATCAATTTGAATCAGCTGGATTTTGAAAATGCTCTGGATAAGCTGGTAAATACAAATTTAAAGTTTTTAGGAATAAAAGATAATTACGCTGTTACCGATTTATTTCCTATAAAAGGCACTTCGGTTTCAGGGAATTTTGGCTTTTCGGGTATTTCTTTAAAAGCAAAAAATGAAGTAACATTATTGTTTGGTTATACTAATGAAGTTGTTTTAGAAAGAAAAATCACTTTGAATGCTGTTCTTCAAAACACTACCGATGTAAACATTGAAAAACTCTGGGCGCAGAAAAAAATCGCTAATCTTGAATTTGAGTATGCTAAAAATGCTGAAGAAATCGAAATTTTAGGAAAAAAATACGGAATCATAACCAAAAATACTTCCCTAATCGTTTTAGAAGACATTCATGATTATATTTTGTATGATATTATTCCTCCGGCAGAACTGCGTGAAGAATTCGACAGAATTAAAAAGAATGAAAATGATAGGCTTTTAGTACAGCAAAAAAATAACTGGAAAATTGTAGGTTATCATTTTGAGGAATTAAAATCGTGGTGGAAAAAAGATATAAAATATAGTGCTGCCAAATCTCTACAAGAATTAAAAGTAGAAAAAGTACACAATCAAAATCCAGTAACATTAAGAAAGAACAGTGATATTCCAGTAGGAATGGTTTCAGGAATTGTTTTAGATCTGGATGACTTTCCTTTTGTAGGAGTAAGTGTTAGTACTAATGGAGAAGAAGTTTACACTGATTTTGATGGTAAATTTTCGATAAAAGCAGATGAAAATAGTGTTCTTAGTTTTAGTTTTAATTCTGTTTTTTTTCAGTTAAGTATTGAAGGAAATAATTATGTCACTGTACGATTAGAAGATAAATCATTGTCAAGAGAGGTAGTTGTATTGGGTTTAGGTCGAAGACGTCTACTTAGCTTAATCTTGAACGGATCACGTTTTGAAGAGTCTGGTATATATGTATCTCCGGTATTTGAACCTCCTCTTGTAAACATTCGACTGATTCCTGCACGTGAGGAGGAAGTTATTGGTCAGAATAATATTAAAAACCATCTAAAAAAATGGAATCCGGATAGATTATATCTTAAAGCATTGGCATCTGCACCAAAAGAAAAACAATACGAGCTGTATTTTGAGCTAAGAAAAGAGCAGGAAAGAAACCCAAGTTTTTATTTTGATATAGCACATTTTTTCTACAATCAGGGCGATGTCAAAAAAGCATTGCAAATCGTTAGTAATATTGCCGATATAGGTTTAGACAATTATCAGCTTTATAAAACACTTACCTATACTTTACGCCAGTGGCAAAATTTTGATGATGCTCTGTTTACTGCAAAACAAATTGTAAAAAGGAGAGCGCATGAACCTCAAAGTTTGAGAGATTATGCATTAGCATTGGAAGATGCAGGCAAATATCAGGAAGCTTTTGATCAATTAATTAAAGCATTAGAAGTAAACTACTATCAAGTAATGGATGGACAATATAAAGGTGTGGAGGACATTATTTTGATGGATATTAATCGTCTAATAACCGAACATAGAAAATTGAAAACGGGTCAATTAGATAAAAAATATTTAAAAAAATTACCAGTTGATATTAGAATCGTAATGAACTGGAATTTAATGGATGTTGATTTAGATTTACATGTAATTGAGCCAAACGGAGAAGAATGTTATTACAGAAATAAAAATACAAAAGCCGGGGCAAGATTTTCAAAAGATTTTACACAGGGGTACGGGCCGGAACAGTATTTAATTCGAAATGCTATAAAAGGAAAATATGTGATCAAATCGAATTATTATGGAGAAAGAAAATTGACAGAGAACGGTCCTGCAACAGTTTTGCTTGAAATTTATATTACAAAAGCAGGAAAAACATCAAAAACTTTAAAAACGATTCAACTCGGAAAAATCAAAGAAAATGAAATATTAGCTGAAATTGTATGGTAA
- a CDS encoding DUF3857 domain-containing protein: MKIINLFSLFVILLITPKAVSQEFKLGKVSAAELEQKVHPKDSSAAAAILYKKGSSRLEYDTNEGFVTITEVETRIKIYKKEGYDWANQQVWYYFSNDAKEKLSFSDAVTYNLVGGKIEKTKLKSDGIFDEVLSKYRSQKKLTMPNVKEGSVIEFKYYIRSPFQMIRDWDFQTSIPVNYSEFSTYIPEYYVFSPRQKGYIFPKTVTVKNNKSIVFTSKERHTPTGLGAVKTEYSSEKVDYVETKTTYTAVDFPAMKDEAFVNNIENYTSSIAHELAVTKFPNSPIKEFSTDWNSVVKTIYNYDDFGPELNKTGYFEEDVKKMLTGLNTPEEKIWAILNHVKSTVKWNGYTGYSCDSGVKKAYKEKTGNIADINLMLTAMLRYSGLTANPVLVSTRSNGIALFPNRTAFNYVITAVETPDGYILLDASDKFSTPNILPLRVLNWSGRLIRKDGTSEEINLIPQKTSNDNVFLTYSIDADGKVTGKTRKQSLDYNAMITRDNIFNVKEEEYLEKLENSNNKIEISEYSKTNEKDILLPIIETYSFTGNNLCEIIGGKIYVSPMLFFANQKNPFVQEVREYPVDFSYPFADKYNITIKIPDGFAVETLPAPALVTMENNLGAFKYNIAANENTLQVSITHQINQAIVSAEGYDMLKEYYKGMIAKETEKIVLKRI, encoded by the coding sequence ATGAAAATTATTAATCTATTTAGCCTGTTTGTGATTTTATTGATCACTCCCAAAGCAGTTTCGCAGGAATTTAAATTAGGAAAAGTTTCAGCAGCAGAATTAGAACAAAAAGTACATCCAAAAGATTCTTCTGCGGCTGCAGCGATTTTGTATAAAAAAGGATCATCTCGTCTTGAATATGATACAAATGAAGGATTTGTAACAATTACAGAGGTCGAAACGAGAATTAAAATTTACAAAAAAGAAGGCTACGACTGGGCAAATCAACAAGTTTGGTATTACTTTTCTAATGATGCGAAAGAAAAATTATCTTTTTCTGATGCCGTGACGTATAATTTAGTAGGAGGAAAAATTGAAAAAACAAAGCTGAAAAGCGACGGAATATTTGATGAGGTTCTAAGTAAATACAGATCTCAAAAAAAGCTGACAATGCCAAATGTAAAGGAAGGTTCAGTAATAGAATTTAAGTATTATATCAGAAGTCCATTTCAAATGATCAGAGATTGGGATTTTCAAACCAGTATACCTGTAAATTATTCTGAATTTTCGACATATATCCCAGAATATTATGTTTTTAGTCCGAGACAAAAAGGGTATATCTTTCCTAAAACCGTTACGGTAAAAAATAATAAGTCCATCGTTTTTACTTCTAAAGAAAGACATACCCCAACTGGATTGGGCGCCGTTAAAACTGAATATTCTAGCGAAAAGGTGGATTATGTGGAAACTAAAACGACTTACACGGCTGTAGACTTTCCGGCAATGAAGGACGAAGCATTTGTAAATAATATTGAGAATTACACCTCTTCGATCGCACATGAATTGGCTGTTACAAAATTTCCAAATTCACCCATTAAAGAGTTTTCAACAGATTGGAATTCAGTTGTAAAAACAATTTATAATTACGATGATTTTGGTCCAGAACTGAATAAAACGGGTTATTTTGAAGAGGATGTTAAAAAGATGCTTACGGGACTTAATACACCAGAAGAAAAAATATGGGCAATTTTAAATCATGTAAAATCAACTGTTAAATGGAATGGTTATACCGGATATAGCTGTGATAGCGGTGTTAAAAAAGCGTACAAAGAAAAAACGGGAAATATTGCTGATATTAATTTAATGCTTACGGCGATGCTTCGTTATTCTGGTTTAACCGCAAATCCAGTTTTAGTGAGTACACGATCTAATGGAATTGCTTTGTTTCCTAATAGAACTGCTTTTAATTACGTAATAACTGCTGTAGAGACTCCAGATGGTTATATTTTACTAGATGCATCTGATAAATTTTCAACTCCAAATATTTTACCTCTCAGAGTACTAAATTGGTCAGGCAGATTAATTAGAAAAGATGGGACGTCCGAAGAAATTAATTTAATTCCTCAAAAAACATCTAATGATAATGTATTTCTAACTTACAGTATTGATGCAGACGGAAAAGTCACAGGGAAAACCAGAAAACAGTCTCTGGATTATAATGCTATGATTACTAGGGATAATATTTTTAATGTAAAAGAAGAAGAATATCTAGAAAAGCTAGAAAACAGCAACAATAAAATAGAAATAAGCGAATATTCAAAAACTAATGAAAAAGATATTCTGCTGCCAATTATAGAAACATATTCTTTTACAGGGAATAATTTGTGCGAAATAATAGGCGGGAAAATCTATGTGAGTCCAATGCTGTTTTTTGCAAATCAGAAAAATCCTTTTGTACAAGAAGTAAGAGAATATCCAGTTGATTTTAGTTATCCGTTTGCAGACAAGTACAATATCACAATTAAAATTCCAGATGGTTTTGCAGTAGAAACATTGCCTGCCCCAGCCTTGGTAACAATGGAAAATAATCTGGGAGCTTTTAAATATAATATTGCCGCAAACGAAAATACACTTCAAGTTTCTATAACCCATCAAATAAATCAAGCAATTGTATCGGCTGAAGGTTATGATATGCTAAAAGAATATTACAAAGGAATGATTGCTAAAGAAACAGAGAAAATTGTTTTAAAACGTATTTAA
- the dtd gene encoding D-aminoacyl-tRNA deacylase, with amino-acid sequence MKVIIQRVSEASVTVESKKTADIKKGLLVLVGIEDADTQEDIDWLSGKIVKMRIFGDENDVMNCSVQDIDGDIIVVSQFTLHASTKKGNRPSYIKAAKPDFAIPMYENFVKSLEKEFGKKVQTGIFGADMKVNLLNDGPVTIVMDSKNRE; translated from the coding sequence ATGAAAGTAATAATCCAAAGAGTTTCGGAAGCATCAGTAACTGTAGAAAGTAAAAAAACAGCAGATATTAAAAAGGGTTTATTGGTTTTAGTGGGAATTGAAGATGCAGATACTCAAGAAGATATCGACTGGCTTTCTGGGAAAATTGTTAAGATGAGAATTTTTGGAGATGAAAATGATGTTATGAACTGCTCGGTTCAAGATATTGACGGCGATATTATTGTAGTAAGTCAATTTACACTTCACGCTTCTACTAAAAAAGGAAACCGGCCTTCTTATATAAAAGCTGCGAAACCAGATTTTGCAATTCCTATGTATGAGAACTTTGTAAAATCACTAGAAAAAGAATTCGGAAAAAAAGTTCAAACTGGAATTTTTGGGGCCGATATGAAAGTTAATCTATTGAATGACGGTCCGGTTACAATCGTAATGGACAGCAAAAACAGAGAGTAA